One Athene noctua chromosome 32, bAthNoc1.hap1.1, whole genome shotgun sequence genomic region harbors:
- the LOC141972342 gene encoding LOW QUALITY PROTEIN: speckle targeted PIP5K1A-regulated poly(A) polymerase-like (The sequence of the model RefSeq protein was modified relative to this genomic sequence to represent the inferred CDS: deleted 2 bases in 1 codon), protein MAAGGGRAPALNSPVMDAGPGAAPLGSGPEADPDVEPLPRGAFRCRLCQVSAANRPSLADHLRGKKHQRLRNLRAERRAQEQRSLFVSGFPRGTSAAELTEYFGAFGDVATVVMDKEKGAYAIVELREAAGRERALAEPQHALAGHRLRVRPREEKVFAYGPRPGRGPRREEPLGPGKLEQALCQAPDVDAQMSQLVEVLELSEAERRLRRLLVTLFQEVFTEFFPGCTVLPFGSSVNGFDTRGCDLDLLLDLEPTKSLQASTPDSSLPQNSLLADIDLVATPATDLLDLVATVLRRCVPGAVRRVRPVPSARRPVVKFTHKQSALTGDVSIDNRLALLNTRFLRLCAAADGRVRPLVYAVRLWAKHQGLAGNPSGGGPLLNNYALTLLVLFFLQTRSPPVLPTVARLRDLAGDEDRAVVAGWDCTFPRDAAALEPSANTQSPSSLLAEFFHFSADFDFAGQVISLREGRTFPPGDELEGFKLGSFNLQDPFELNHNVAANVNPKTAARFSRCCLHAAKYSRSLQFRHKSPKKRLWGLTRLFQPGAVEPGGADASNNSIFLISIPLGQAPFREVCAAVVFVLRDVLKCSCVAGKTPQICEDSGVPEEAPKIFEDLGAPEVTPGMRTKRRLPPEPNGTAAKTPKICQDLGVPEEMPKNCEDLGVPEEAPKICEDLGVPEEVPRIFEDLGAPEVTPGMGTKRRLPPEPNGTAVKTPKICQDLGVPEEMPKICEDLGVLEEVPQIFEDLGAPEEVPGMETKHRLPPEPNGTTVKTPKICQDLGVREEMPKICEDLGVPEEVPQICEDLGAPEVTPGMGTKRRLPPEPNGAAGKKPRMDVGEEEEEEEEEVAGCEEAEDGREEEEEEEARAWSCAVWHRVWTGRRRLRRRLRRGDGPREPENDQNDLKLEQIVSETLVREGGAAAPPRPLLRFAASARPAPARRRHTRLLLRLVPSPDPPATLFRDFYHFLKSFLPEMVRQRLGQGTGGGETEPQDAGGGSSTA, encoded by the exons AtggcggcggggggaggccgggccccGGCCCTCAACTCCCCGGTTATGGACGCGGGGCCCGGTGCGGCCCCGCTCGGTTCCGGCCCAGAGGCGGACCCCGACGTGGAGCCGCTTCCTCGGGGCGCGTTTCGCTGCCGCCTCTGCCAGGTTTCCGCGGCCAACC GGCCGAGCCTGGCGGATCATCTTCGGGGTAAAAAACACCAACGGCTGCGGAACCTCCGCGCCGAGCGCCGGGCCCAGGAGCAACGGAGCCTTTTCGTCAGCGGGTTCCCCCGCGGCACTTCGGCAGCGGAACTCACCGAATATTTCGGGGCTTTCGGGGACGTTGCGACCGTCGTGATGGACAAGGAGAAG GGCGCTTACGCCATCGTGGAGCTGCGGGAGGCCGCGGGCCGGGAGCGGGCGCTGGCCGAGCCCCAGCACGCTTTAGCCGGGCACCGGCTCCGTGTTCGGCCCCGGGAGGAAAAAGTTTTTGCTTATGGGCCCCGTCCCGGGCGCGGCCCCCGCCGGGAGGAGCCTCTTGGCCCCGGGAAGCTGGAACAGGCGCTTTGTCAGGCCCCGGAT GTGGACGCCCAGATGTcgcagctggtggaagtgctGGAGCTGAGCGAGGCCGAGCGCCGCCTCCGGCGCCTCCTGGTGACCCTTTTCCAGGAGGTTTTCACCGAATTTTTCCCCG GCTGCACCGTGTTGCCCTTCGGTTCCTCCGTCAACGGCTTCGACACCCGCGGCTGCGACCTCGACCTCCTCCTCGATCTCGAACCCACCAAATCCCTCCAAGCCTCCACCCCAGACTCTTCCCTTCCCCAAAACTCCCTCCTGGCTGACATCGACTTAGTAGCCACCCCGGCAACCGACCTACTGGACCTGGTAGCCACCGTCCTACGCCGCTGCGTGCCGGGC GCGGTGCGCCGCGTCCGCCCCGTCCCCTCGGCCCGTCGCCCCGTCGTTAAATTCACCCACAAACAATCGGCCTTAACGGGCGACGTTTCCATCGACAACAG GCTGGCGCTGCTCAACACCCGTTTCCTGCGTCTCTGCGCCGCGGCCGACGGGCGCGTGCGCCCGCTGGTTTACGCCGTTCGCCTCTGGGCCAAACACCAGGGGTTGGCAG GCAACCCCTCGGGGGGCGGCCCCCTCCTCAACAACTACGCCCTGACGCTGCTGGTGCTGTTTTTCCTGCAGACGCGCAgcccccccgtgctccccaccGTGGCCCGGTTGAGGGATTTAGCCg GGGACGAGGACCGCGCCGTGGTGGCGGGGTGGGATTGTACCTTCCCCCGGGACGCGGCGGCGCTGGAGCCCAGCGCCAACACCCAGAGCCCCA GTTCCCTCTTGGCcgaatttttccatttttcagccGATTTCGACTTCGCGGGGCAGGTGATTTCCTTACGGGAAGGTCGAACCTTCCCCCCCGGGGACGAACTCGAAGGTTTCAAACTCGGATCCTTCAACCTCCAGGATCCTTTCGAGCTCAACCACAACGTGGCGGCCAACGTCAACCCCAAAACAGCCGCCCGCTTCTCCCGCTGCTGCCTCCACGCCGCCAAATATTCCCGCAGCCTCCAATTCCGACACAAATCCCCCAAAAAACGTCTCTGGGGTTTGACGAGACTTTTCCAACCCGGCGCCGTGGAACCGGGAGGAGCCGACGCCTCCAacaattccatttttttaatttccatcccTTTGGGTCAAGCTCCGTTCCGGGAGGTTTGTGCCGCTGTTGTTTTTGTGCTCCGGGATGTTCTCAAGTGTAGCTGCGTCGCGGGGAAAACACCCCAAATTTGTGAAGATTCGGGGGTCCCTGAGGAGGCGCCGAAAATTTTTGAGGATTTGGGGGCCCCCGAGGTGACGCCAGGGATGAGAACGAAGCGTCGGCTCCCCCCGGAACCGAACGGCACCGCGgcaaaaacacccaaaatttgTCAGGATTTGGGGGTTCCTGAGGAAATGCCAAAAAATTGTGAAGATTTGGGGGTTCCTGAGGAGGCGCCGAAAATTTGtgaggatttgggggtccccGAGGAAGTTCCCCGAATTTTTGAGGATTTGGGGGCCCCCGAGGTGACGCCGGGGATGGGAACGAAGCGTCGGCTCCCCCCGGAACCGAACGGCACCGCAGTGAAAACACCCAAAATTTGtcaggatttgggggtccccGAGGAAATGCCCAAAATTTGTGAAGATTTGGGGGTTCTTGAGGAAGTTCCCCAAATTTTTGAGGATTTGGGGGCCCCTGAGGAGGTGCCAGGAATGGAAACGAAGCATCGGCTCCCCCCGGAACCGAATGGCACCACAGTGAAAACACCCAAAATTTGTCAGGATTTGGGGGTCCGCGAGGAAATGCCCAAAATTTGTGAAGATTTGGGGGTCCCCGAGGAAGTTCCCCAAATTTGTGAGGATTTGGGGGCCCCCGAGGTGACGCCGGGGATGGGAACGAAGCGTCGGCTCCCCCCGGAACCGAACGGCGCCGCGGGGAAAAAGCCACGAATGGATGttggcgaggaagaggaggaagaggaagaggaagtgGCGGGTTGTGAGGAAGCGGAAGATGGccgcgaggaagaggaggaggaggaagcaaggGCCTGGAGCTGCGCCGTGTGGCACCGCGTCTGGACCGGGcgccgccgcctgcgccgccgccTGCGCCGCGGGGACGGGCCCCGAGAACCCGAAAACGACCAAAACGACTTAAAATTGGAACAAATCGTGTCCGAGACCCTCGTGCGGGAGGGaggggccgcggcccccccgcggccgTTGCTGCGTTTCGCCGccagcgcccgcccggcccccgcccgccgccgccacaCGAGGCTTTTGCTGCGGTTGGTTCCttcccccgacccccccgcgacGCTTTTTCgggatttttatcattttttgaAGAGTTTTTTACCCGAAATGGTGCGACAGCGCTTGGGgcaggggacgggggggggagaAACGGAGCCGCAGGACGCCGGGGGGGGGAGTTCGACAGCCTGA
- the TMEM179B gene encoding transmembrane protein 179B: protein MAASVLQLLELGLHGAAFLCGIVCASALTVAQGEFGGRCLLYGSVGWNGSALVPKAFSPGSLCHFVSGVSVVVALGSFSALLYGLTACCTHRAPWDRVWLSVALGVTIIILFFLLVSACVVRVGLDTLCASLVQTQSVRSCQEAEKKPWGSYRPRRFYRNLYSAQGAAWVNFFLWCLLSVRLLLLRCSEPPGGGGETEAILGGAARRGGGGGGGGRGMRRWGGRHR from the exons ATGGCGGCGTCcgtcctgcagctgctggagttGGGGCTCCACGGAGCCGCTTTCCTCTGCGGGATCGTCTGCGCGTCGGCGCTCACCGTGGCGCAG GGGGAGTTCGGGGGTCGGTGCCTCCTCTACGGCTCCGTCGGTTGGAACGGGAGCGCGCTGGTGCCCAAAGCCTTCAGCCCCGGCTCGCTCTGTCACTTCGTCTCGGGCGTCTCCGTCGTGGTGGCCTTGGGCAGCTTCTCGGCGCTGCTCTACGGCCTCACCGCCTGCTGCACCCACCGGGCGCCGTG GGACCGCGTTTGGCTCAGCGTCGCCCTGGGCGTCACCAtcatcatcctcttcttcctcctcgtcTCGGCCTGCGTCGTCCGCGTGGGGCTGGACACGCTCTGCGCCTCCCTGGTGCAGACCCAGAGCGTGAGGAG CTGTCAGGAGGCCGAAAAGAAACCGTGGGGGTCCTACAGGCCGAGGCGCTTCTACAGGAATCTCTACAGCGCGCAg ggagCCGCCTGGGTGAACTTTTTCCTCTGGTGCCTCCTGAGCGTCCGGCTCCTGCTCCTGCGGTGCAGCGaaccccccggggggggcggcgagACAGAAGCGATTTTGGGGGGGGCGGCgcgaagaggaggaggaggaggaggaggaggaaggggcatgcggaggtggggggggcggcACCGCTGA
- the LOC141972395 gene encoding TAF6-like RNA polymerase II p300/CBP-associated factor-associated factor 65 kDa subunit 6L, producing MSEREERRFVELPRESVRLMAESAGLELSDEVAALLAEDVCYRLREATQNSSQFMKHTRRRKLTVEDFNRALRWSNVEAVCGYGSQDALPFRAIKEGDLYFQEDREVNLVELALATNIPKGCAETTVRVHVSYLDGKGNLEPQGAVPSAVSTLTDDLLKYYQHVTRAVLGDDPQLMKVALQDLQTNSKIAALLPYFVYVVSGVKSVSHDLEQLNRLLHIARSLIQNPFLCLGSYVRSLIGSVMYCALEPLAASINPLNDHWTLRDYAAMLLSRIFWTHGDLLSGLYHQILLSLQKVLADPVRPLCSHYGAVVGLHALGWKAVERVLYPHLPTYWANLQAVLDDYSVSNAQVKADGHKVYGAILVAVERLLKMKAQQEPAGGAGAPQEGSPRHSPKPDPPSEPGFGLGRPLLQLGGGGPPSASAPVPPALSLHEMYRELYDFFGDSLAARFGTGLPPATLPLPATPEGSRKEPPPFGTEGATRKMPQLTANATVSPREEESPRGAEPPPGRPALHRPTSLARPRGTPRQPGHRPGAREIFQKCRFAPRGAPRFSFVIAGRQAGRRCQGRLFQTHFPQHHGPGHVSRYTQKLPMIGRTTRPARRWPRAEYSLHLLL from the exons atgtcgGAGCGGGAGGAGCGGCGCTTCGTGGAGCTGCCGCGGGAGTCGGTGCGGCTCATGGCGGAGAGCGCCGGCCTGGAGCTCAGCGACGAGGTGGCCGCGCTCTTGGCCGAGGACGTTTGTTACCGCCTGCGGGAGGCCACGCAG AACAGCTCCCAGTTCATGAAACACACGCGGCGCCGCAAGCTGACCGTGGAGGATTTTAACCGGGCGCTGCGCTGGAGTAACGTGGAG gccGTGTGTGGCTACGGCTCGCAGGACGCGTTGCCCTTCCGGGCCATCAAGGAGGGCGACTTGTACTTCCAGGAGGACCGAGAGGTCAACCTGGTGGAGCTGGCCCTGGCCACCAACATCCCCAAGGGCTGCGCCGAGACGACCGTACGAG TTCACGTCTCGTACTTGGACGGAAAAGGCAACTTGGAGCCGCAAGGAGCCG tgccCAGCGCCGTCTCCACGCTGACGGACGATCTGCTCAAGTATTACCAACACGTCACCCGCGCCGTGCTGGGCGACGACCCCCAGCTCAtgaag GTGGCCCTCCAGGACCTCCAGACCAATTCCAAAATCGCCGCCCTCCTGCCTTACTTCGTCTACGTGGTCAGCGGG GTGAAGTCGGTGAGTCACGACCTGGAACAGCTGAACCGGTTGTTGCACATCGCCCGGAGTTTGATCCAAAACCCGTTCCTGTGTCTGGGCTCGTACGTGCGGAGCCTGATCGGGAGCGTCATGTACTGCGCCCTGGAGCCGCTGGCGGCCTCCATCAACCCCCTCAACGACCACTGGACGCTGCGCGACTACGCGGCCATGCTGCTGAGCCGCATCTTCTG GACTCACGGCGACCTCCTGAGCGGCCTCTACCACCAGATCCTCCTCTCGCTCCAGAAGGTTCTGGCCGACCCCGTGCGGCCGCTCTGCTCCCACTACGGCGCCGTGGTGGGGCTGCACGCCCTGGGCtggaag GCGGTGGAGCGGGTGCTGtacccccacctccccacctACTGGGCCAACCTCCAGGCCGTGCTGGACGATTATTCCGTCTCCAACGCTCAGGTCAAAGCTGACGGGCACAAAGTTTATGGAGCCATTTTG GTGGCCGTCGAGCGCCTGTTGAAGATGAAAGCGCAGCaggagccggcggggggggccggggcgccgcAGGAGGGGTCCCCACGACACAGCCCCAAGCCAGACCCCCCCTCGGAGCCGGGCTTCGGCCTGGGGCGGCCGCTGCTCCAACTAGGGGGCGGCGGCCCCCCCTCGGCCTCTGCCCCCGTTCCCCCGGCGCTTTCCCTTCACGAGATGTATCGGGAACTCTACGATTTTTTCGGCGACAGTTTGGCCGCTCGTTTCGGGACCGGGTTGCCCCCGGCGACGTTGCCCCTTCCCGCCACCCCCGAAGGAAGCCGGAAGGAGCCGCCGCCCTTCGGAACCGAAGGAGCGACGCGGAAAATGCCGCAGCTGACGGCCAACGCCACGGTGAGCCCGCGGGAGGAGGAGAGCCCCCGGGGAGCCGAGCCCCCGCCCGGTCGCCCGGCTTTGCATCGTCCAACCAGCTTGGCCCGACCCCGCGGAACCCCCCGGCAGCCCGGACACCGCCCGGGAGCTCgagaaatttttcaaaaatgtcgTTTTGCCCCTCGGGGGGCCCCGCGGTTCAGTTTCGTCATCGCGGGGCGTCAGGCCGGGCGCCGCTGCCAGGGCCGCTTGTTCCAAACCCACTTCCCCCAACACCACGGGCCCGGCCACGTGTCTCGTTACACCCAAAAACTGCCCATGATTGGCCGGAccacccgccccgcccggcgctgGCCGCGGGCCGAGTACTCCCTGCACCTCCTGCTctga
- the TMEM223 gene encoding transmembrane protein 223, whose product MAAVRTRTAAAAVLEVAAAVPRDVVLFRHERGPFFRLLGLFCVGQGVFWTYLAHFAFTTLHPAPVTGSGPDDPLRPRDHKWRFGFTASCLTLGSLIMAAGCLFPLRAVRRVTLLRGGTEVTISTHGPLGLGRGPTFTVPLGQVCCRAHRSEVPATIPLKVKGRLFFFLLDKGGQLNNPRLFDITVGAYRKL is encoded by the exons ATGGCGGCGGTTCGGACccggacggcggcggcggcggtgctggaggtggcggcggcggtaCCGCGGGACGTGGTGTTGTTCCGCCACGAACGGGGCCCGTTTTTCCGCCTGCTTGGACTCTTTTGCGTGGGTCAAGGTGTTTTCTGGACCTACTTGGCTCATTTCGCTTTTACGACGCTTCATCCCGCACCCGTTACCGGTTCCGGTCCCGACGATCCGCTTCGGCCCCGCGATCACAAATGGCGCTTCGGTTTCACCGCGTCCTGCCTCACCCTCG gctcccTCATCATGGCGGCCGGTTGCCTCTTCCCCCTTCGCGCCGTCCGACGGGTGACGCTGCTCCGGGGGGGGACGGAGGTGACAATCAGCACCCACGGgcccctggggctgggccggggaCCCACCTTCACCGTCCCCTTAGGCCAGGTCTGCTGCCGCGCCCACCGCTCCGAGGTCCCGGCCACCATCCCCCTCAAGGTCAAGGGTcgcctcttcttcttcctcctcgaCAAGGGCGGGCAACTCAACAACCCCCGTCTCTTCGACATCACCGTCGGGGCCTACCGCAAGCTCTAG
- the NXF1 gene encoding LOW QUALITY PROTEIN: nuclear RNA export factor 1 (The sequence of the model RefSeq protein was modified relative to this genomic sequence to represent the inferred CDS: inserted 1 base in 1 codon), which translates to MSKRYDGSQRALDLKSLRVDPDLVSQSIDVVLNQRSCMLVVLRIIEDNIPELQSLNLSSNKLYRLDDLSELAQKASGLKILDLSRNELKSDRELDKVKGLKLEELWLDGNPLCDAFXDQSTYISSVRERFPKLLRLDGHELPPPIAFDVEAPTTLPPCKGSYFGSDDLKALVLRFLQQYYSIYDSSDRQGLLDAYHDGACCSLSIPFGPQNPPRNSLNEYFKDSRNVKKLKDPTMRFKLLKHTRLNVVAFLNELPKTQHDVNSFMVDICAQTNTLLCFTVHGIFKEVDGKSRDSVRAFTRMFIAVPAGNTGLCIVNDELFVRNATTEEIRKAFLMPAPTPSSSPVPTLSAEQQEMLAAFSMQSGMNLEWSQKCLQDNDWDYGRAGQVFTQLKLEGKIPEVAFLK; encoded by the exons ATGAGCAAGAGATACGACGGTTCCCAACGAGCTTTGGACCTCAAAAGCCTCCGCGTCGACCCAG atttggTCTCTCAGAGCATTGACGTGGTGCTGAACCAGCGGAGCTGCATGCTGGTCGTGCTACGCATCATCGAGGACAACATCCCCGAG CTACAGTCCTTAAATCTGAGCAGCAACAAACTCTACCGCCTGGATGATCTTTCTGAACTGGCCCAAAAAGCCTCCGGCCTCAAGATCCTCGACCTCTCTCGCAACGAG CTGAAATCAGACCGCGAGCTGGATAAAGTGAAAGGCCTCAAACTGGAGGAACTCTGGCTCGATGGAAACCCCCTCTGCGATGCTT CGGACCAATCCACCTACATCAG CTCTGTCAGAGAGAGATTCCCGAAGCTGCTGCGACTG GACGGCCACGAGCTCCCCCCACCCATCGCTTTCGACGTGGAGGCGCCCACGACGCTGCCTCCTTGCAAG GGCAGTTACTTTGGCTCCGACGACTTAAAGGCTTTAGTGCTGCGGTTTCTACAGCA gtaTTATTCCATTTACGACTCCAGTGACAGGCAGGGGCTGCTGGATGCGTATCACGACGGGGCTTGTTGCTCCCTCAGCATCCCCTTTGGACCTCAAAACCCCCCCAG gaACAGTCTGAACGAATATTTTAAGGACAGCAGAAACGTCAAGAAGCTGAAAGACCCAA ccatgcGCTTCAAGCTTCTCAAGCACACGCGACTCAATGTCGTGGCTTTTCTCAACGAACTTCCCAAAACCCAACACGACGTCAACTCCTTCATGGTGGATATTTGTGCGCAGACG AACACTCTGCTCTGCTTCACCGTGCACGGCATCTTCAAGGAGG TGGACGGCAAATCCCGGGACTCGGTGCGCGCTTTCACCCGCATGTTCATCGCCGTCCCGGCCGGCAACACCGG cctCTGCATCGTCAACGACGAGCTCTTCGTCCGCAACGCCACCACCGAGGAGATCCGCAAGGCCTTCCTCATGCCGGCGCCCACCCCTTCCTCCAGCCCCGTGCCCACCCTCTCGGCCGAGCAGCAGGAGATGTTGGCCGCCTTCTCCATGCAGTCAGGGATGAACCTCGAGTGGTCCCAGAA GTGCCTGCAGGATAATGACTGGGACTATGGCCGGGCCGGGCAAGTCTTCACCCAGctgaag CTGGAAGGCAAAATCCCAGAGGTGGCATTTCTCAAGTGA